Proteins from a genomic interval of Dermacentor variabilis isolate Ectoservices chromosome 8, ASM5094787v1, whole genome shotgun sequence:
- the LOC142590058 gene encoding serine hydroxymethyltransferase-like isoform X1 has protein sequence MSAGGDASSVPARNYSAMEPGFMQQPLEKCDEELHQLVLKEKQRQLRGLEMIASENFTSLAVTQCLGTCLTNKYSEGYPGQRYYGGNEFIDEIEILCQKRALEAYRLDPQLWGVNVQPYSGSPANFAVYTGVVEPHGRIMGLDLPDGGHLTHGFFTDKKKISATSIFFESMPYKVNPQTGLIDYDKLQQTAALFKPKLIIAGVSCYPRHLDYKRFREIANENNSLLMADMAHVSGLVAAQVAPNPFEYCDIVTTTTHKTLRGPRAGLIFYRKGVRSESKTGVKVMYDLEEKIKQAVFPGLQGGPHNNVIAGIAAALKQASTPEFKAYQEQVVKNAKTLAKELQDRGYTCVSGGTDNHLVWVDLRPTGLNGSRAERVLELLSIACNKNTVPGDKSALNPGGIRLGTPALTTRGLKENDIIKVAEYIHKGLAFALEVKANSGPTLKDFKAKLETDPVYVERMNKLREEVEAFALTFFMPGYMDV, from the exons ATGTCGGCTGGAGGTGACGCCTCGTCGGTCCCGGCTCGAAACT ACTCGGCCATGGAGCCTGGATTTATGCAACAGCCTTTAGAGAAGTGCGATGAAGAGCTTCACCAGCTTGTCTTGAAGGAGAAGCAGCGACAGCTGCGTGGCCTTGAGATGATCGCCTCCGAGAACTTCACCAGTCTGGCAGTCACCCAGTGCCTCGGGACCTGCCTCACCAACAAGTACTCGGAGGGATACCCTGGGCAGAG GTACTATGGTGGCAACGAGTTCATCGACGAGATCGAAATCCTGTGCCAGAAGCGGGCCCTGGAGGCGTACCGTCTGGACCCCCAGCTCTGGGGCGTCAACGTGCAGCCCTACTCCGGCTCTCCGGCGAACTTTGCCGTCTACACGGGCGTCGTGGAACCGCACGGGCGCATCATGGGCCTGGACCTGCCCGACGGGGGCCACCTGACCCACGGCTTCttcaccgacaagaagaagatctcgGCGACGTCCATCTTCTTCGAGTCGATGCCGTACAAGGTGAACCCGCAGACGGGCCTCATCGACTACGACAAGCTGCAGCAGACGGCTGCTCTGTTCAAGCCCAAGCTCATTATTGCTG GCGTGAGCTGCTACCCCCGTCATCTGGACTACAAGCGGTTCCGCGAGATCGCCAACGAGAACAACTCTCTGCTGATGGCAGACATGGCTCATGTCAGCGGCCTGGTGGCTGCGCAGGTGGCGCCGAACCCTTTCGAGTACTGCGACATCGTCACGACCACCACGCACAAGACCCTGCGGGGACCCCGAGCAGGGCTCATCTTCTACCGCAAGG GTGTGCGGTCCGAATCAAAGACTGGCGTGAAGGTCATGTATGACCTCGAAGAGAAGATCAAGCAGGCTGTCTTCCCGGGACTCCAGGGTGGGCCGCACAACAATGTCATTGCAG GAATTGCAGCTGCACTCAAGCAGGCCAGCACCCCCGAGTTCAAGGCCTACCAGGAGCAGGTTGTCAAGAACGCGAAGACGCTTGCCAAGGAACTACAGGACCGAGGCTACACGTGCGTCTCAG GAGGCACAGACAACCACTTAGTCTGGGTCGACCTGCGACCCACGGGCCTCAACGGATCGCGAGCGGAGCGCGTGCTCGAGCTCCTGTCCATCGCGTGCAACAAGAACACCGTGCCCGGCGACAAGAGCGCGCTCAACCCCGGCGGCATCCGCCTGGGCACCCCTGCTCTCACCACGCGAGGCCTCAAGGAGAACGACATCATCAAGGTGGCTGAGTACATCCACAAAG GACTGGCCTTCGCCCTGGAAGTCAAGGCCAACTCGGGACCAACCCTGAAGGACTTTAAGGCAAAGCTCGAAACGGATCCGGTCTATGTGGAGCGGATGAACAAGCTCCGCGAGGAAGTGGAAGCCTTTGCACTCACTTTCTTCATGCCCGGCTACATGGATGTCTGA
- the LOC142590058 gene encoding serine hydroxymethyltransferase-like isoform X2 has translation MRIPDSAMEPGFMQQPLEKCDEELHQLVLKEKQRQLRGLEMIASENFTSLAVTQCLGTCLTNKYSEGYPGQRYYGGNEFIDEIEILCQKRALEAYRLDPQLWGVNVQPYSGSPANFAVYTGVVEPHGRIMGLDLPDGGHLTHGFFTDKKKISATSIFFESMPYKVNPQTGLIDYDKLQQTAALFKPKLIIAGVSCYPRHLDYKRFREIANENNSLLMADMAHVSGLVAAQVAPNPFEYCDIVTTTTHKTLRGPRAGLIFYRKGVRSESKTGVKVMYDLEEKIKQAVFPGLQGGPHNNVIAGIAAALKQASTPEFKAYQEQVVKNAKTLAKELQDRGYTCVSGGTDNHLVWVDLRPTGLNGSRAERVLELLSIACNKNTVPGDKSALNPGGIRLGTPALTTRGLKENDIIKVAEYIHKGLAFALEVKANSGPTLKDFKAKLETDPVYVERMNKLREEVEAFALTFFMPGYMDV, from the exons ATGAGAATACCAG ACTCGGCCATGGAGCCTGGATTTATGCAACAGCCTTTAGAGAAGTGCGATGAAGAGCTTCACCAGCTTGTCTTGAAGGAGAAGCAGCGACAGCTGCGTGGCCTTGAGATGATCGCCTCCGAGAACTTCACCAGTCTGGCAGTCACCCAGTGCCTCGGGACCTGCCTCACCAACAAGTACTCGGAGGGATACCCTGGGCAGAG GTACTATGGTGGCAACGAGTTCATCGACGAGATCGAAATCCTGTGCCAGAAGCGGGCCCTGGAGGCGTACCGTCTGGACCCCCAGCTCTGGGGCGTCAACGTGCAGCCCTACTCCGGCTCTCCGGCGAACTTTGCCGTCTACACGGGCGTCGTGGAACCGCACGGGCGCATCATGGGCCTGGACCTGCCCGACGGGGGCCACCTGACCCACGGCTTCttcaccgacaagaagaagatctcgGCGACGTCCATCTTCTTCGAGTCGATGCCGTACAAGGTGAACCCGCAGACGGGCCTCATCGACTACGACAAGCTGCAGCAGACGGCTGCTCTGTTCAAGCCCAAGCTCATTATTGCTG GCGTGAGCTGCTACCCCCGTCATCTGGACTACAAGCGGTTCCGCGAGATCGCCAACGAGAACAACTCTCTGCTGATGGCAGACATGGCTCATGTCAGCGGCCTGGTGGCTGCGCAGGTGGCGCCGAACCCTTTCGAGTACTGCGACATCGTCACGACCACCACGCACAAGACCCTGCGGGGACCCCGAGCAGGGCTCATCTTCTACCGCAAGG GTGTGCGGTCCGAATCAAAGACTGGCGTGAAGGTCATGTATGACCTCGAAGAGAAGATCAAGCAGGCTGTCTTCCCGGGACTCCAGGGTGGGCCGCACAACAATGTCATTGCAG GAATTGCAGCTGCACTCAAGCAGGCCAGCACCCCCGAGTTCAAGGCCTACCAGGAGCAGGTTGTCAAGAACGCGAAGACGCTTGCCAAGGAACTACAGGACCGAGGCTACACGTGCGTCTCAG GAGGCACAGACAACCACTTAGTCTGGGTCGACCTGCGACCCACGGGCCTCAACGGATCGCGAGCGGAGCGCGTGCTCGAGCTCCTGTCCATCGCGTGCAACAAGAACACCGTGCCCGGCGACAAGAGCGCGCTCAACCCCGGCGGCATCCGCCTGGGCACCCCTGCTCTCACCACGCGAGGCCTCAAGGAGAACGACATCATCAAGGTGGCTGAGTACATCCACAAAG GACTGGCCTTCGCCCTGGAAGTCAAGGCCAACTCGGGACCAACCCTGAAGGACTTTAAGGCAAAGCTCGAAACGGATCCGGTCTATGTGGAGCGGATGAACAAGCTCCGCGAGGAAGTGGAAGCCTTTGCACTCACTTTCTTCATGCCCGGCTACATGGATGTCTGA
- the Cluap1 gene encoding clusterin associated protein 1 isoform X1, protein MIYYHERLIEFSDFTEMTRALGYPRLISLENFRTPNFPLVAEILRWLISRYDPDIEVPPDIDTEQDRVVFIKSIAHTMATKAHLKLNTRKLYMADGYAVKELLKITALLYDAMRAKTGDEESSGGDEAVAVPYQNYDAASKFSDLKMTRQLASEITQQGAVLYDRLAKEAELKEIRSATLSKQLEITDIEKCLQDAIKAVVEQTTELQRRIESVASDEANLEAKIEKKKAELERNQKRLATLQAVRPAFMDEYERIEEELSQVYAAYIVKIRCLAYLEEQLEELEKAQKMEFAVREQRIKTAARESNHKLASNQEYGETLGLGAADSESQAAAGRLLFGSMAGGDKVLDSDSDLDLEGEDEGSDDGSSDDDLELDLEAMGGIKPPNRRSQSQFIDSDNDF, encoded by the exons ATGATTTACTACCACGAGCGACTTATTGAATTTTCAGATTTCACGGAGATGACCAGGGCGCTTGGCTACCCAAGGTTGATTTCGTTGGAAAATTTTCGGACGCCAAATTTTCCCCTTGTAGCTGAAATTCTGCGCTGGCTTATCAGCAG GTACGACCCCGACATCGAAGTGCCACCCGACATTGACACGGAGCAGGACAGAGTGGTGTTCATCAAATCTATCGCCCATACAATG GCCACGAAAGCACACCTAAAACTGAACACCCGCAAGCTCTACATGGCAGACGGCTACGCCGTGAAGGAGCTCCTAAAGATCACTGCACTGTTGTACGATGCCATGCGGGCTAAGACCGGGGATGAAGAGTCGAGTGGCGGTGATGAGGCAGTTGCTGTGCCTTACCAAAACTATGACGCTGCGTCCAAG TTTTCCGACCTCAAGATGACCCGACAGCTGGCCTCTGAAATAACACAGCAGGGTGCTGTGCTTTATGACCGGCTCGCCAAGGAAGCAGAACTGAAG GAAATTCGAAGTGCCACTCTGTCCAAGCAGCTGGAAATAACGGACATTGAAAAGTGCCTCCAGGATGCCATCAAGGCTGTAGTC GAGCAAACAACTGAGCTCCAGCGTCGGATTGAATCCGTGGCATCCGACGAAGCCAACCTCGAAGCCAagatcgagaaaaagaaagccgaaCTAGAGAGAAACCAGAAGAGGCTTGCCACACTCCAGGCAGTCAG ACCTGCATTCATGGACGAGTACGAGAGAATCGAGGAGGAATTGTCCCAAGTCTACGCGGCGTACATAGTCAAGATACGATGCCTGGCCTATCTGGAGGAACAACTCGAGGAGCTCGAAAAAGCACAGAAGATGGAGTTTGCT GTACGTGAACAGAGGATCAAAACGGCAGCACGGGAGAGCAACCACAAATTGGCCAGCAATCAAGAGTATGGCGAGACTTTAGGACTGGGCGCCGCAG ATTCCGAAAGCCAGGCTGCGGCTGGGAGATTGCTGTTTGGCTCCATGGCAGGTGGTGACAAG GTGCTCGACTCGGACTCTGACCTTGACCTCGAAGGCGAGGACGAGGGGTCCGACGACGGCTCCTCGGACGACGACCTCGAGCTGGACCTTGAAGCCATGGGCGGGATCAAGCCTCCCAACAGGCGTTCCCAGTCGCAGTTCATTGACAGCGACAACGACTTTTGA
- the Cluap1 gene encoding clusterin associated protein 1 isoform X2 gives MSYRELRNFTEMTRALGYPRLISLENFRTPNFPLVAEILRWLISRYDPDIEVPPDIDTEQDRVVFIKSIAHTMATKAHLKLNTRKLYMADGYAVKELLKITALLYDAMRAKTGDEESSGGDEAVAVPYQNYDAASKFSDLKMTRQLASEITQQGAVLYDRLAKEAELKEIRSATLSKQLEITDIEKCLQDAIKAVVEQTTELQRRIESVASDEANLEAKIEKKKAELERNQKRLATLQAVRPAFMDEYERIEEELSQVYAAYIVKIRCLAYLEEQLEELEKAQKMEFAVREQRIKTAARESNHKLASNQEYGETLGLGAADSESQAAAGRLLFGSMAGGDKVLDSDSDLDLEGEDEGSDDGSSDDDLELDLEAMGGIKPPNRRSQSQFIDSDNDF, from the exons ATGTCTTACCGAGAGCTCAGAA ATTTCACGGAGATGACCAGGGCGCTTGGCTACCCAAGGTTGATTTCGTTGGAAAATTTTCGGACGCCAAATTTTCCCCTTGTAGCTGAAATTCTGCGCTGGCTTATCAGCAG GTACGACCCCGACATCGAAGTGCCACCCGACATTGACACGGAGCAGGACAGAGTGGTGTTCATCAAATCTATCGCCCATACAATG GCCACGAAAGCACACCTAAAACTGAACACCCGCAAGCTCTACATGGCAGACGGCTACGCCGTGAAGGAGCTCCTAAAGATCACTGCACTGTTGTACGATGCCATGCGGGCTAAGACCGGGGATGAAGAGTCGAGTGGCGGTGATGAGGCAGTTGCTGTGCCTTACCAAAACTATGACGCTGCGTCCAAG TTTTCCGACCTCAAGATGACCCGACAGCTGGCCTCTGAAATAACACAGCAGGGTGCTGTGCTTTATGACCGGCTCGCCAAGGAAGCAGAACTGAAG GAAATTCGAAGTGCCACTCTGTCCAAGCAGCTGGAAATAACGGACATTGAAAAGTGCCTCCAGGATGCCATCAAGGCTGTAGTC GAGCAAACAACTGAGCTCCAGCGTCGGATTGAATCCGTGGCATCCGACGAAGCCAACCTCGAAGCCAagatcgagaaaaagaaagccgaaCTAGAGAGAAACCAGAAGAGGCTTGCCACACTCCAGGCAGTCAG ACCTGCATTCATGGACGAGTACGAGAGAATCGAGGAGGAATTGTCCCAAGTCTACGCGGCGTACATAGTCAAGATACGATGCCTGGCCTATCTGGAGGAACAACTCGAGGAGCTCGAAAAAGCACAGAAGATGGAGTTTGCT GTACGTGAACAGAGGATCAAAACGGCAGCACGGGAGAGCAACCACAAATTGGCCAGCAATCAAGAGTATGGCGAGACTTTAGGACTGGGCGCCGCAG ATTCCGAAAGCCAGGCTGCGGCTGGGAGATTGCTGTTTGGCTCCATGGCAGGTGGTGACAAG GTGCTCGACTCGGACTCTGACCTTGACCTCGAAGGCGAGGACGAGGGGTCCGACGACGGCTCCTCGGACGACGACCTCGAGCTGGACCTTGAAGCCATGGGCGGGATCAAGCCTCCCAACAGGCGTTCCCAGTCGCAGTTCATTGACAGCGACAACGACTTTTGA